From the genome of Rhododendron vialii isolate Sample 1 chromosome 10a, ASM3025357v1:
AGGAAGAGGCAGGAAGAGGGAAAATAGCTGTCTCTTGATTTAACTGAGTCATATTTGGTTCATGCACTTCACAAAACTACACACATCGACTTACACAATCTCACATCAAATCAAAAGCAtggccaactttttttttttttttttttgtaacgttttggtacAGATTGTTTTAGttgttttctctcaatttttaaAGATTCGgatcaaaatattacatcacattgtttgtctcgacgagaggaatcaaaaaagtataaaaatggaTGAACATAGGAAAAAATTCTAACCAAAGGCCCCTAACTTAATTCGCTCGTACCCATTTGAGTAGGGCTGCTAAACCAATCAAGCTACTCAAATATGAGTTCGTGTTCGTTTGTTAAAAGCTTGTTTAAGATCAGCTTGTTACATAATCAAACCAacattgaacatatttttgaagctcgtAATGATTTCAAGGCTCATTCGACttattatgtataaaaaaacTCAAGCGACTTGAGATTGACTCAtctcataaacaagctaagcatgaacaaaatttgaagctcgttaagttatcaaaccaagcttgatcaGCTACCTACTTGGCTCGTTTAGCACCCCTACATCTGAGTTTCGGATTTTTTTTGATCGTCTCTGAGCTTTTGATTGTAAATAGTAGTAATTTCCAAGTATGATGTATTGTAATTTCAACTTGTAGACCTTCTTTGCAGTTGGAGCAGCAACTTCAATACCATCTTCTGTCATCTACTATCTTCTCCTGATATTCCTCTCCCTTCTGCCTTTTCTACCCGCATCCGGTGCTTCCAACATAAACTTTGAGCTCGTCACTTACCGCCCCTACTGGTGAAAACTCCCCATGGATTTCGCCTTCCGGGGATTTCGCCTTTGGATTCCGCCAAGTTTACAATGCAAGCATCTTCTTGCTTGCTGTCTGGTATGACAAATTGCCCGACAGAACCGTCATGTggcatgcaaatacatcaactcTGGTTCAAACCGGATCAAAGATTGATCTCTCAGTAGATGGGCTCACTCTAGCTGGTCCTCAAGGTCAAACACTATGGAAGGCACAACCCAGCACCACTGCCGCAATTTCCCATGCTAGCATGCTTGATACCGGCAATTTTGTGCTTTTTTCAACTGGTGCTAGTAATGCTGTTTACGCGTGGCAGAGTTTCAACTACCCCACAGACACCATCCTGCCAACTCAAATACTGCCAAGGGGTGGCATGTTGTATTCTAGACTGACTGATACCAACTACTCAAGAGGAAGGTTTGAGCTTCGTTTCACCACTGATGGGAACCTTGAGCTCAATCCTATCGCCTGGCCAAGTGAATACCGTTATACGTCTTATTACAGTAGTGGAACAGCTTCCACTACTGGTAATACTTCTGAATCTGGGCTTCTACTGGTTTTCCGTCAATCAGATATTTATTTAGAGAAAGAGAATGGAGATACTGTGCAACTATGGAACGACATTCTTGCTCCGAATTACCTCTCCAACTATCACCGCGCAACACTGGGTAATGATGGCGTTTTCCAGCAATATACTTTTCCCAGGAGTTCTGATGGCGACCGGTTTTGGTCCATTGTTAGAAGGATCCCTAATAACATATGTGAGCTATCAAACGAAGTTGGCAGTGGTGCATGTGGGTTCAATAGCTACTGCTTGGGTGATTCTGGCAATCCTAATTGCCATTGCCCGGAGGGGTATTCTCTAATGGATCCGGAAAACAAATATGGTGGTTGCAAACCGAATCTCCCTCTAGGTTGTGGAGTAGACGATGGTGGTGGGTCTAGAAACCAAGAAGACTTGTATGAACTAAGGAGAATGGTCAACGTGGATTGGCCACGGGGAGAATACGAAACTTTGGAACCGTACACTCAAACTCAGTGCGAACAGTCTTGTTTGCACGATTGTTCGTGTGCTGTTGCCATATGTTCCGGGGGCAACACATGTAAGAAGAAGAGGTTACCGCTGAGTAATGGGAGGTTGAGCGAAGGAGTAGCTACCATCAAAGTGAGGAAAAGTGCTGCTATCACTCCTCCATTCACTTCTGGCTCTGATGATGATCCCAAGCCCAActcaaagagagagaataaaattCTCATGTGGACACTTTTTTCTGGCGGCTCTGGGCTATTCAACATGGCATTGCTAGCTGCAGTAATTTCTCTAGTGGTACTCTTGAGGCATAGGAAAAAATATAATAAGCTGGTGGTACATGATTCTGATTTCCCAAATACAAATTTGCGGATTTTCACTTTCAATCAACTCAAAGAAGCGACAGACGGGTTCAAGGAAGGCTTGGGAAGCGGCTCTTTCGGCACAGTTTACAAAGGTGTGTTGACAAACGGTTCGAAGAACCAAGTTGCAGTGAAGGTGTTGGAGAAGCTGATTAAGGATGGAGAGAGGGAATTCAACGCTGAAGTGAGTGCGATTGGAAAAACCCACCATAGGAACTTAGTCCAATTGCTTGGATACTGTAACGAGGGGCCTAACCGACTTCTTGTTTATGAGTTCATGAGCAATGGCAGTTTAGCCGATTTTCTTTTTGGCCAAACTCCAAGACCCGATTGGTATCGAAGGACTCAACTAGCCTTGGGGATTGCAAGAGGCTTAGTGTACTTGCATGAGGAATGCAGCACCCCAATCATCCACTGTGACATAAAGCCTCAAAACATTCTCCTCGATGAACATTTAACTGCCCGAATCTCTGACTTTGGATTGGCAAAGTCATTAGCGCTTGATCAGACTCGAACTCGTACTGGAATAAGAGGAACAAGAGGATACGTGGCTCCTGAATGGTTCAAAAGTGCACCAGTGACGGTTAAAGTGGACATCTACAGTTTTGGTGTCATGTTGCTAGAGATCATTTGCTGTAGAAAGAGCGTGGAAATCGATTTTGAGGATGAAAGAGTGATACTAACTGAATGGGCTTATGACTGCTACAAGGAAAGGAGACTAGATGCATTGGTGGACAATGAAGAGGCGGCGATGAGAGATATTGCAATGCTGCGCAGATGGGTCAAGACAGCTCTCTGTTGTGTACAAAAGAGTCCTTCAAAGAGGCCTACAATGAAGATGGTCATACAAATGCTGGAAGGATATGTCGAAGTTCCTATTCCCACTTGcgcttcttcttccttttgctCAGGCTTAGATTAACTCATGAGACTTGAAGCCCCAAGCAATTCAACTAAGCATGCAAGTCCTTTCTTaggttctctcttcttcttcttctttccggTAATAATGCAGGGTGTCACGAGCCAGTTTGCGCTCACATCGGACACTCTTTTGTTTGTatgtgtttctctctctctctttctctctctctctctctctctctctcgttgtttTAATGTCTCGGTTGATGTTATGTGATGTGCACGTTGTGTCAATTTGTTCCATGTAAGTTTGTAACTTAATGACACACTTTAGGTAATGAATAAAAGATTAAAGAAGTGTTTGGCTGGTAAAGTGGAAATGATGGAATCAAAAAGATGAGTGCAGTACTGTGAATTCATGAGTGATGCAAATGTCCAGTGTATTGAAGCCAATATGCAGGTTGTTCTTGCTCAATACTTTCTTGGTTTGCAGGGAATAGACTGTGAGGTACTGCACCCTCCTGAACTACGATTTGGTTGATTCATTGTGGTCAGTTTCAGTCGCTTGTGGTTCCGATCACATTGTGCACTCCATTGATGTGGTCGGAACCGCATATAAGCAATCTTAATTGACCACATTACCACAATACAGAATTCCTCCGACCATGTGTTGAGTTTACAGTCTTTTGAGAAGCCAGTTTGCAAGCTGGTTAAATGAGCTGCTCAGATTAGATTTATCATGGTTTTGTTTTGAGCCCTTAGATTGAAGCAAGACAGGATgcatttccttctctctctctctctctctctctctctctctgttgtggAAAACCGAAAGCAGTAAATATGACCACATCACTCTTTGGCTTGTTTTTGTACTTGCATTTCAAATATTTGTGGTTAGCCCTGCAAACAACAGAATTGCTCGAGACTCAGCTTGACTTGTTTAATAATCaagtcgagcttgagctcgagttttgggGTCGTTAAATAAACTAGTTGGGCTTAACACTCCAAAACTCGGCTTGACCGGAAAAAATAGGCCCGACTCTTTTATAGAGGTTCATTTAATAAATGAAttaggctcggctcgttaagggctcGACCCTTTTACAGCCAAGTCGAGTTTGAGCTCAAGTTTTTAACCCGTTTAGTAAATTAGCCGAACTCGATTGAACACAACAAAGCACGGCTCTacttgtttgcagccctatttgCGGTTTGAAACCAGAACTTTGGGTGCTTCTGCAAGTTAACTCACCAAAATCGGACGAAGGAACTcaatttttagcaaaataatgaTTACTCCAAATCAAAATGATTCATTTGTTAAATACTAATCTCCCGAACATTTATTTGGTTTGTAGATAAATTACGCGAATCAAATCCGGGCCAGTGGGGCCCATAACTCGGCCCGAAATTGGATCTCAATTGGAATATACTCATAACTCGGCCATTTGATTTGTCTTTCCGCCCCCCTTATTtcacctcttttcttttcctgaaaCTTACGCGGTGGGTCAAATAAGACTTACGCGGTGGCACCCATGACCCATTTGTCTGACTTGGACCTAAAACTTTATTAAGGACTTACCCTTCAAAGTCTTCTTTTGAAGTTTTCTTCCCAAGCGCTGAATGtagcaaaagaaatttcaagAATACCAGGCTACCAGCTATAGCTCACCTCTATATCTAACAAAACTTGTTTTCGTGCGTCTCCCACTTTTCATCCCTCACCATCACGAAATACCTGAGAGGGTAAGCGCAGTGCGAGAATTGAGAGCAGAAGCATATAGCATTTTTTGATTGAGAGCGGAAGCATGTAGCATTTTTTTGAAGGATTACGTGACTAAGAATCTGCATTCATGCGATGGGTGATGGGTATTAGTCCGATGGACGCGCACAAACATTTCAGAAAACGGTGAAAAGAGATTGATTTCAGCTTGTTTTCCACTTGAATGGCTACATACAAAGGTAAGTTCCTACACGTTACATTGAGATATGATTGTATTTCGTTGGGCAAAGTCTATTTTCACCCCCATGTGGTTGGAGTTATATGCGGATATACCCTCTATGGTTTAAAAGAGAGCACATAATCCTGTGTTTTGTTAAAACATGCAGATGCACCCCATTCTGTCCATGCCCTCATcttctttcttcatttcttaTACTTCGTCATTCTTCAACTTTTTTGAATCTAACCGATCCATCCCATGTACCAAAATTCGAATATGAAGAGGTGATATTGTAGAGTTCGACGAATACTACATCGATACCAAAATTTAAGTAGATCGGAAAATGGAAACCTCAAGATCGAATAGAATTCATTATGAATTAGATTTTTAAATTACAATTTACCTTTCAGTTTAACAAATTTCAATTTACCTTTCGttttaacaaaaacaagatCACGGATAGAGTTTTTGATTTCTGATcgacatgattttttttactgGATGCTCTATTATTTGATTAATATATTATAAATGGCTCAGATTAAATTTTAGTAAGATTTAAGAGGCGTGTAAGAAACACATCCGTTAACATGGACGGAATAGGGTGCATCTGCATGTTTGAACAAACCACATGGTGGTTATGTGCTTACTTTTGAACCACAGGGAtgtatccgcacatggcccAAACCACAAgaggtcaaagtggactttgccccaTTTCCTATGTTTGTCACATCCTTCTAGTTAGGGTTACCATCTGATTAGGGCggctaaacgaaccaagctactcAAATA
Proteins encoded in this window:
- the LOC131303870 gene encoding G-type lectin S-receptor-like serine/threonine-protein kinase LECRK3, producing MWHANTSTLVQTGSKIDLSVDGLTLAGPQGQTLWKAQPSTTAAISHASMLDTGNFVLFSTGASNAVYAWQSFNYPTDTILPTQILPRGGMLYSRLTDTNYSRGRFELRFTTDGNLELNPIAWPSEYRYTSYYSSGTASTTGNTSESGLLLVFRQSDIYLEKENGDTVQLWNDILAPNYLSNYHRATLGNDGVFQQYTFPRSSDGDRFWSIVRRIPNNICELSNEVGSGACGFNSYCLGDSGNPNCHCPEGYSLMDPENKYGGCKPNLPLGCGVDDGGGSRNQEDLYELRRMVNVDWPRGEYETLEPYTQTQCEQSCLHDCSCAVAICSGGNTCKKKRLPLSNGRLSEGVATIKVRKSAAITPPFTSGSDDDPKPNSKRENKILMWTLFSGGSGLFNMALLAAVISLVVLLRHRKKYNKLVVHDSDFPNTNLRIFTFNQLKEATDGFKEGLGSGSFGTVYKGVLTNGSKNQVAVKVLEKLIKDGEREFNAEVSAIGKTHHRNLVQLLGYCNEGPNRLLVYEFMSNGSLADFLFGQTPRPDWYRRTQLALGIARGLVYLHEECSTPIIHCDIKPQNILLDEHLTARISDFGLAKSLALDQTRTRTGIRGTRGYVAPEWFKSAPVTVKVDIYSFGVMLLEIICCRKSVEIDFEDERVILTEWAYDCYKERRLDALVDNEEAAMRDIAMLRRWVKTALCCVQKSPSKRPTMKMVIQMLEGYVEVPIPTCASSSFCSGLD